One window of the Podospora pseudocomata strain CBS 415.72m chromosome 7, whole genome shotgun sequence genome contains the following:
- a CDS encoding hypothetical protein (EggNog:ENOG503P3S7): MDPTATLFTFMLQTHPSVNTVHLIGSWDNFNKPYTMERDSRRNKGQWRGCHNFEDIICDGDVGNAPKRSGGLKMGQTYYYYYEVNGSSEIHDPSLPSTTACPYLPGQPVNTLWIPVEQSLRKRSGSLNSLRSTDFKTMDPAAKYAKLKPAAPIVDTAAAPRRLDTAPQRMQQQHKRSARSISPGSGWSFSPRKLFSRKTSSSSLKESTLPPTAMSDDERATARSEGSRSRDISPESLRRFLVDDAPLEEEQSANNTLAIPEDIVEENEDDDNFATSAVSEFMQYTGLSPPPQRGASPAPTIAPASLSVESVELPGSSPLPVSRFSNLPNQPSPIVPVSSRTGVLRSRFTTAPPAVSEPQSPDSVGGVPGFYHSDNDDIDAEDDDGEEEEVEEKKSEVAGLGSKVNKSTYSLPKTAGTVGDKPFESGLPVLGGLGGGLVDDLREELGWMADFITA; encoded by the exons ATGGATCCGACCGCTACCCTCTTTACCTTTATGTT GCAAACCCATCCTTCAGTAAATACTGTACATCTTATTGGATCCTGGGACAACTTCAACAAGCCATACACAATGGAACGCGACAGCAGACGGAACAAGGGTCAGTGGAGGGGGTGCCACAACTTTGAGGACATCATCtgtgatggcgatgttggAAACGCCCCAAAGCGGAGTGGTGGACTCAAGATGGGACAGACGTACTACTACTATTATGAGGTCAACGGGTCATCCGAAATTCACGATCCCTCCTTGCCCTCGACCACCGCCTGCCCATACCTTCCCGGCCAACCAGTCAACACCCTCTGGATCCCAGTCGAGCAGTCTCTTCGCAAGCGTAGCGGGTCATTGAACTCCCTTCGCTCAACCGACTTCAAGACCATGGACCCTGCAGCCAAATATGCGAAGCTCAAGCCAGCCGCACCCATCGTTGACACTGCCGCTGCACCTCGGCGCTTAGACACGGCGCCGCAGCgcatgcagcagcagcacaagcGCTCAGCCCGCAGCATCTCTCCCGGGTCGGGCTGGTCTTTCTCGCCGCGCAAGCTCTTCAGCCGCAAGACCAGCTCCTCTTCGCTCAAGGAGTCGACTCTGCCGCCAACAGCAATGTCTGATGATGAGCGAGCCACCGCGCGCTCGGAGGGTTCCCGGTCGAGGGACATCTCCCCCGAGTCTCTTCGTCGGTTCTTGGTGGATGACGCCCCtttggaagaggagcagTCTGCCAACAACACACTAGCCATCCCGGAGGACATTGTTGAAGAaaacgaagacgacgacaactTTGCTACTTCGGCTGTGTCAGAGTTTATGCAGTACACTGGGctgtctccccctcctcaacgggGTGCTTCGCCCGCTCCTACTATCGCCCCTGCCTCGCTTTCAGTAGAGTCGGTGGAACTCCCTGGctcatcacccctccccgTCAGCAGGTTTAGCAACCTCCCTAATCAACCTTCTCCTATCGTCCCTGTTTCATCGCGCACTGGCGTCCTCCGATCCAGGTTTACCACTGCGCCACCGGCGGTGTCGGAGCCGCAATCCCCTGACTCGGTCGGTGGCGTGCCCGGGTTCTACCACTCGGACAATGATGATATCGatgctgaggatgatgatggggaggaggaagaggttgaagagaagaagagtgaggtggcggggttgggatcAAAGGTCAACAAGTCAACATACAGCCTGCCAAAGACTGCGGGCACGGTGGGGGATAAGCCCTTCGAGAGTGGACTTccggtgttgggggggttggggggtgggttggtggatgatttgagggaggagttggggtggATGGCGGATTTTATTACTGCTTAG
- a CDS encoding hypothetical protein (COG:S; EggNog:ENOG503NWQF), whose amino-acid sequence MSETMPSTAEEQQGPAASLKKIQTLLSAKDDTSRFVGLALLKSVLDNTPELRANEDGIASLWNSIPRKFLDRLIRTGSKQQAKGTNDMLDLAVSVLHTFTVLLPEKSKQESKLINRIPQLVACLLYCSDETTKLVLETLMSLVNQPEGAEVFDSIDDLSTLTEIAPSQPLVLDTLYYAWLGAMATTADKKALRAKIDQAIGSLVISFKGTDGVTLLKFLGNFLPRLDPELLPPNPKWLTPLAKFVRDLVISRPTADGRAALANLSAALLESYPVQSPQLLFADDVDSKSTATSESPFAFLLVNLLLIDIRSTIPTLLGQLNSPSYSITAQRLTSAYNAVSNFMGYLLRTLEALDSGESSNNQWIMKPDLLLKLRTSISETMSLTAEYLRDRWDASIAGAMGLHPEARTGAANESGISHFALAWDSKSVHSSQDPLILAAIRTLAIWLREDDGEQLRKEAAGLSDMFVELYQTSSSPEKGLDFRRPVLVAFEGILEERKGREAFLENGGWQALVNDLGNILQASSTTSDENEAARGVEIVRNLLQIAEAERPGTREDWMDLITKTAAWVVPDEKQPPMVEEFQVAVLQLATALLVNAHPGLRRRYTHSTTAIVGIANQLRDKVKRDEGLVEALSDVLETLTVLRQ is encoded by the exons ATGAGTGAAACGATGCCATCAACAGCTGAGGAACAGCAGGGTCCAGCTGCCTCGCTAAAAAAAATCCAGACCCTACTCAGCGCAAAGGACGACACATCTCGATTCGTTGGGCTGGCACTGCTCAAGTCTGTCCTGGATAATACACCAGAACTAAGGGCAAACGAAGATGGAATCGCCAGCTTGTGGAACAGTATTCCCCGAAAGTTCCTGGATCGTCTGATTCGGACTGGGTCGAAACAGCAAGCAAAAGGCACCAATGATATGTTGGATCTTGCTGTTTCTGTCCTCCACACCTTCACTGTGCTATTACCAGAGAAGTCAAAACAGGAGAGCAAGTTGATAAACAGGATACCTCAGTTGGTGGCTTGTCTTTTGTACTG TTCTGATGAAACTACTAAACTGGTCCTTGAGACTCTTATGAGCCTAGTAAACCAGCCTGAGGGTGCTGAGGTCTTTGACTCTATAGACGACTTGTCGACTTTGACTGAGATTGCACCTTCTCAGCCTCTCGTCCTGGACACTTTGTATTACGCATGGCTAGGTGCCATGGCTACAACAGCAGACAAGAAGGCTCTGCGCGCCAAGATTGACCAGGCCATCGGATCATTGGTCATTTCTTTCAAAGGCACTGATGGCGTCACTTTGTTGAAGTTTTTGGGAAATTTTCTTCCAAGACTCGACCCAGAGCTGCTCCCACCCAACCCGAAATGGCTTACACCACTGGCCAAGTTCGTGAGAGACCTTGTCATCAGTCGTCCTACTGCCGACGGCCGCGCAGCTTTggccaacctctccgccgcTCTCCTCGAGTCTTACCCAGTACAATCGCCTCAACTTCTCTTTGCCGACGATGTCGACAGCAAATCAACAGCTACAAGCGAAAGTCCATTTGCGTTTCTACTAGTCAACCTACTTCTCATCGACATTCGCTCGACGATACCGACTCTTTTAGGGCAGCTAAACAGCCCATCCTACAGCATAACAGCTCAGCGGCTCACCTCTGCCTATAATGCTGTCTCCAACTTTATGGGCTATCTCCTCCGAACACTGGAGGCGTTAGACAGCGGTGAAAGCAGCAACAATCAGTGGATCATGAAGCCTGACTTGCTGCTCAAGCTTCGCACATCCATCTCAGAAACCATGTCACTCACGGCCGAATACCTTCGTGACCGCTGGGACGCCTCGATAGCTGGTGCCATGGGCTTGCATCCCGAAGCACGAACCGGGGCTGCCAACGAAAGCGGCATTTCGCATTTTGCTCTGGCGTGGGACTCCAAGAGTGTACACTCCAGCCAAGACCCATTGATACTTGCAGCCATCAGAACACTGGCAATTTGGCTGAGAGAAGACGACGGCGAACAGCTAAGAAAAGAAGCAGCCGGGTTAAGCGACATGTTTGTCGAGCTCTATcaaaccagcagcagccctgAGAAAGGTCTAGACTTTAGAAGACCAGTCCTCGTGGCATTCGAGGGCATCctggaagaaagaaaaggcagGGAAGCCTTTTTGGAAAATGGAGGGTGGCAAGCGCTGGTCAACGATCTCGGCAACATCCTTCAAGCCAGTTCAACGACAAGTGATGAAAACGAGGCCGCACGAGGGGTGGAGATTGTGAGGAACTTGCTTCAGATTGCCGAGGCGGAACGACCGGGCACTCGGGAGGACTGGATGGACTTGATCACTAAGACGGCAGCGTGGGTGGTTCCGGATGAGAAGCAGCCGccgatggtggaggagttccAGGTGGCCGTGCTGCAGCTTGCCACGGCGCTGTTGGTGAATGCCCATCCGGGTCTTCGCAGGAGGTACACTCATTCTACCACTGCGATTGTTGGCATTGCGAACCAGCTGCGGGacaaggtgaagagggatgaggggctggtggaggcCCTCTCGGATGTACTCGAGACTTTGACCGTGTTGCGTCAGTGA
- a CDS encoding hypothetical protein (EggNog:ENOG503P5NE): MSSIFRFSRHRGGGTPEPNGPKAVLQRIHEVFHPHHRHSSISFSQAEDTWADSQRRRLSITSTSDTTVNDSSRPGLAIRTGSFWRNDPLRSAAAADDDDDGKLAPPSHDRRRVAQEDGSFSLQQSRHTSKSDKQGGQSSGVDTRSSSTTDPFSPSELLTLSDTIRSSLPDSLLFPDPSEPTQQLISFLEWALTAETTPPHHPSHDHRIEFNTIQHAHLDKLLSEILLTGKSLLPPTTTPNWPLSQCIDLADSLQRAWRRRFKERYFRIDESRTRQLLTKGGLQGVCWSDDNPCPSGENSPSPVMPRQEQEKWRPRLEGRYNVYTLPLLSGREEDIGGHGNRSKYVRTGGLKEMHVKLITLVGKEVRVLRGYLLRSGIAPGVGVRFDGIWKLASYRHKLDLGTGEYKLELGLERVANGQRAMREVLKVPRPSQMDEWDLFEKLEADKVRQVQGEAASYAWRMQREEARVEREMWKRAHRFRESICSLGSGGSFVEGLGGVMRKRSEVVLKTVLPAPPGKVKGGGEEARKKVRMDSRASMVVYDVSTGEAWEEEEEEGVKRSSTRISWEDVLNDALEIAKGSVGEWGPGGGGSVDAGEV, encoded by the exons atgtcCTCCATCTTCCGCTTCTCCCGCcaccgcggcggcggcaccccAGAACCCAACGGCCCCAAGGCCGTTCTCCAAAGAATCCACGAAGtcttccacccccaccaccgacattcctccatctccttctcccaagcCGAGGATACATGGGCCGACTCACAGCGGAGGCGCCTCAGTATCACCAGCACGAGCGACACCACGGTcaacgacagcagcaggccGGGACTGGCTATCAGAACAGGAAGCTTCTGGCGGAACGACCCTCTCAGGAGCGCAGCAGCcgccgacgatgatgatgacggcaaGCTCGCTCCCCCATCTCACGACAGACGCCGTGTAGCACAAGAAGACGGGAGTTTCTCCCTGCAGCAGTCAAGACACACTTCCAAGTCTGACAAACAGGGTGGTCAAAGTAGTGGTGTTGACACCCGCTCCA GCTCAACAACAgaccccttctccccgtCCGAACTCCTGACCCTCTCGGACACAATccgctcctccctccccgactccctcctcttccccgacCCCTCCGAACCCACCCAGCAGCTCATCTCCTTTCTCGAATGGGCCCTCACGGCAGAAAccacacccccccaccacccctcgcACGACCACCGAATCGAGTTCAACACCATACAGCATGCCCACTTGGACAAACTTTTGTCGGAAATTTTGCTCACTGgcaaatccctcctccccccgaccaccactcccaactGGCCGCTGTCTCAATGCATCGACCTGGCCGACTCGCTCCAGCGGGcctggaggcggaggttCAAGGAGAGGTACTTTCGGATTGACGAATCCCGAACCAGACAGCTCCTCACAAAGGGTGGGTTGCAGGGTGTTTGCTGGTCTGATGACAACCCCTGTCCTTCTGGGGAAAACAGCCCGTCCCCGGTGATGCCGCGGCAGGAGCAGGAAAAGTGGCGGCCGAGATTGGAG GGGAGGTATAACGTTTACACGCTGCCGCTGTTGAgtggacgagaagaagataTTGGGGGGCATGGGAATAGAAGCAAGTATGTGAGGacgggggggttgaaggagatgCATGTCAAGCTGATTACGCtggtggggaaggaggtgagggttttgagggggtATTTGCTCCGGAGCGGGATCGcgccgggggtgggggtgcgGTTTGATGGGATCTGGAAGCTGGCGAGTTATAGACATAAACTGGACTTGGGGACGGGGGAGTACAAGCTCgagctggggttggagagggtggcgaATGGGcagagggcgatgagggaggtgttgaaggtgCCGAGGCCGAGCCAGATGGATGAGTGGGACTTGTTTGAGAAGTTGGAGGCTGACAAGGTGAGGCAGGTGCAGGGGGAGGCGGCGAGCTATGCTTGGAGgatgcagagggaggaggcgagggtggagagggagatgtggaagagggCGCATAGGTTCAGGGAGAGCATTTGTTCTTTAGGGTCTGGGGGGTCGTTTGTGGAGGGtctggggggggtgatgaggaagaggagtgAGGTTGTTTTGAAGACCGTTTTGCCCGCGCCGCCggggaaggtgaagggagggggggaggaggctagGAAGAAGGTGAGAATGGATAGTAGGGCTAGTATGGTTGTTTATGATGTTAGTACTGgggaggcgtgggaggaggaggaggaggagggggtgaagaggtcGTCGACGAGGATTAGCTGGGAGGATGTGTTGAATGATGCTTTGGAGATTGCGAAGGGGAGTGTAGGGGAGTGGGGGCCGGGTGGGGGTGGCTCTGTAGATGCAGGAGAGGTGTAG
- the SUR2 gene encoding Sphingolipid C4-hydroxylase sur2 (EggNog:ENOG503NU84; BUSCO:EOG09262V3O; COG:I), with translation MASSSNTTTASYPPLPPLPSYELKPLPDLLPFISDFWLSIILPHVAYWVVSGIFHLIDTYDLFPQYRLHTPEEISQRNLASRWEVARDVVLEQILQVATGAFLNLTEAKQMTGSEGYDVAVWARRIRIAQRALPNMLGLVGLNARGLSEKVALGGYPLLAGALAGGDYPFLTTELVVEGGKKAVMETVPAFAVWEVVLAKLMYWVVVPGFQMWVAVAVMDTWQYFWHRAMHVNKWMYTNWHARHHRLYVPYAYGALYNHPVEGFVMDTLGAGIGYKLSFMTNRMGMLFFVTSMMKTVDDHCGYKLPWDPLQHITSNNAAYHDIHHQSWGIKSNFSQPFFTIWDRWLGTKWEGDVQLKYERTRANAAAKDEKKRLVTGKERNGSVTVNGKVKAK, from the exons atggcctcctcctcaaacacaaccaccgcctcctaccctcccctcccacccctacCATCCTACGAGCTAAAACCCCTCCCGGACCTCTTACCCTTCATCTCAGACTTTTGgctctccatcatcctcccccacgtCGCCTACTGGGTCGTCTCGGGCATCTTCCACCTCATCGACACGTACGACCTCTTCCCCCAGTACCGCCTGCACACGCCCGAGGAGATCTCGCAGCGCAACCTCGCCTCTCGGTGGGAGGTCGCGCGGGATGTTGTCTTGGAGCAGATCCTCCAGGTGGCGACGGGCGCGTTCTTGAACCTGACCGAGGCGAAGCAGATGACGGGGTCGGAGGGGTACGATGTGGCGGTGTGGGCGAGGCGGATCAGGATCGCGCAGAGGGCGCTGCCGAACATGCTCGGACTGGTGGGGTTGAACGCGAGGGGATTGAGCGAGAAGGTTGCTTTAGGGGGGTACCCTCTGCTGGCGGGGGCGCTGGCGGGGGGGGATTACCCTTTTCTGACGACGGAgctggttgtggagggggggaagaaggcggtgatggagacggtgCCGGCGTTTGCGGTCTGGGAGGTTGTGCTGGCCAAGTTGATGTATTGGGTTGTTGTGCCGGGGTTTCAGATGTGGGTTGCGGTTGCGGTGATGGATACGTGGCAGTATTTTTGGCATAGGGCTATGCATGTGAATAAGTGGATGTATA CAAACTGGCAcgcccgccaccaccgcctttACGTTCCCTACGCTTACGGCGCGCTTTACAACCACCCGGTCGAAGGCTTCGTCATGGACACGCTTGGAGCTGGCATTGGGTACAAGCTCTCGTTCATGACCAACAGGATGGGCATGCTGTTCTTTGTGACGAGTATGATGAAGACCGTCGACGACCACTGCGGGTATAAGCTCCCCTGGGACCCGCTGCAGCACATCACGAGCAACAATGCCGCCTACCACGACATTCACCACCAGAGCTGGGGCATCAAGTCCAACTTTTCCCagcccttcttcaccatctgGGACAGGTGGCTGGGGACcaagtgggagggggatgtgcAGCTCAAGTATGAAAGGACAAGGGCGAACGCGGCGGCcaaggatgagaagaagaggttggtgacggggaaagaaaggaatGGGAGTGTGACGGTGAATGGGAAGGTGAAGGCCAAGTGA
- a CDS encoding hypothetical protein (EggNog:ENOG503NVZ0), with product MPDYKDLLKNGWHPEKSGTSIKGSVKSLVGRGDDKNKYEHHTPRPLSSLQDPASFAPPPKRTNTGSISLQEQQQAAGEEEERERPKPPKPWSLNTTGLSTANLPPPPARRDVPSRPSSTSSTGGLGGPPPPPARSSPGVGQNPRVPPPALPPRLPPRSPAGGTNALDNLTKSISAASINNDPTVPKPNQGAMGRLAAAGVNVPGLGIGTASHPPPPPQPPRTSSPSSSSSYTGLAKAGLNHYRSSAPEQKASLRNAAANSLTQQPQDSTTQSSSPHTSLAKAGLNRYNNSAPEQKAALQSAAKTGYHRYQSATPEQKAAVQNAASSAVRGGLERYNSAATAPEQKAGVSGAATSMFSAAITAKKKPPPPPPPAKKPQFLVGRNNTGEDGDAPPPIPLGTRPF from the exons ATGCCAGACTACAAAGACTTGCTCAAAAACGGCTGGCACCCCGAGAAATCCGGGACCTCGATCAAGGGCTCAGTG AAATCTCTAGTCGGTCGCGGCGACGAT AAAAACAAATACGAGCACCACACCCCCCGCCCGCTTTCGTCTCTCCAAGACCCTGCCAGCtttgcccctcccccgaaaAGAACAAACACCGGCTCGATATCGTTGCAGGAACAGCAACAGGcagctggagaggaggaggaacgggAACGGCCGAAGCCACCGAAGCCATGGTCGTTGAATACTACTGGTTTGTCGACCGCTAACCTCCCGCCCCCACCGGCAAGAAGGGATGTGCCGTCGCGGCCGTCTTCCACTTCTAGCAccggggggttgggaggaccgccgccgccaccagctCGTTCCTCCCCGGGAGTAGGACAGAACCCGCGagtaccaccaccagcattACCGCCCCGTCTCCCGCCCCGGTCACCAGCAGGGGGAACGAACGCGCTGGATAACCTGACAAAGTCGATTTCTGCCGCGagcatcaacaacgaccCGACAGTCCCAAAACCGAATCAAGGAGCAATGGGGAGGTTAGCCGCCGCGGGTGTGAATGTCCCCGGTCTTGGCATCGGTACCgcttcccacccaccacctcccccacaaccgCCACggacatcctccccatcatcatcatcatcctacACCGGTCTAGCAAAAGCTGGCCTCAACCACTACCGATCCTCCGCTCCCGAGCAAAAAGCCTCCCTCCGAAACGCTGCCGCAAACTCCCTtacccaacaaccccaggACAGCACCACGcaatcatcctccccccacacCTCTTTGGCAAAAGCAGGCCTCAACCGCTACAACAACTCCGCCCCGGAGCAAAAAGCTGCCCTCCAATCCGCTGCCAAGACGGGCTACCACAGATACCAGTCCGCCACACCGGAGCAAAAGGCTGCCGTCCAAAACGCGGCGTCGTCGGCTGTGAGGGGTGGTCTCGAGCGTTATAATAGTGCTGCCACAGCGCCGGAACAAAAGGCTGGTGTTTCGGGAGCAGCAACCTCGATGTTCTCGGCCGCGATAacagccaagaagaagccccctccgcctcctcccccggccaagaagccgcagtttttggtggggaggaataATACGGGGGAGGACGGTGATGCGCCACCACCTATTCCGTTGGGGACAAGACCTTTCTAA
- a CDS encoding hypothetical protein (EggNog:ENOG503NVEU; BUSCO:EOG09264U81; COG:D; COG:Z), with product MIVYSDVIKTSSADEPLAFAPNDEIISDGYTLIPCNADEIDALAKKPAKTVGDVLGVDDEWERQPADVKAKKEAESILYFVRGERVTEAAANVDTGANASAEGGDDEGAEDTAKEVINVVSSGLLESTSFDKKSYMAYLKGYLKSTKQYIPWAQKNREENDWQWKALSAEEQEAEKKKVEQQIAIFEPKAMAFAKWIQANFKDLDFYTGASMNPDGMVILSNYMEDGVSPYFLFWKAGLKGQKC from the exons ATGATTGTCTACTCT GATGTGATCAAGACCTCCAGCGCCGACGAGCCCCTCGCCTTCGCCCCCAACGACGAGATTATCTCCGACGGTTACACCCTCATCCCCTGCAACGCCGACGAGATCGATGCCCTCGCCAAGAAGCCCGCCAAGACCGTCGGCGACGTCCTCGGTGTCGACGATGAGTGGGAGCGCCAGCCCGCCGacgtcaaggccaagaaggaggccgagtcCATCCTCTACTTTGTCAGAGGCGAGCGCGTGACTGAGGCTGCCGCCAACGTCG ACACCGGTGCCAACGCCTccgccgagggtggtgacgacGAGGGTGCCGAGGACACCGCCAAGGAGGTCATCAACGTCGTCTCCTCCGGCCTCCTCGAGTCCACCTCTTTCGACAAGAAGTCCTACATGGCCTACCTCAAGG GCTACCTCAAGTCCACCAAGCAGTACATCCCCTGGGCCCAAAAGAACCGCGAGGAGAACGACTGGCAGTGGAAGGCCCTCTCCgccgaggagcaggaggccgagaagaagaaggtcgagCAGCAGATCGCCATCTTCGAGCCCAAGGCCATGGCCTTCGCCAAGTGGATTCAGGCCAACTTCAAGGACCTCGACTTTTACACCGGTGCCTCCATGAACCCCGATGGAAT ggtcatcctctccaactaCATGGAGGACGGTGTCTCCCCTTACTTCCTCTTCTGGAAGGCTGGCCTCAAGGGCCAAAAGTGCTAA